Proteins encoded within one genomic window of Acinetobacter sp. YWS30-1:
- a CDS encoding tyrosine-type recombinase/integrase codes for MKLSDAKCKKAQPKEKLYRLSDENGLSLLVTPAGQKYWNVRYTVHGERKSESLGPYPDMSLKKARELALELKYKHSKSVLYEDIKPFFKEVAEDWFENQRETWSSKHISNVRASLDELYSTLANKRINQIQAPEILQVIKKIEARGSTEIAKRTLSRCGMVMKYAIAHGYRYDNPASDLVYALKNKKVKNLASLPESEMPEFLRRIKAYPADAQTHHAIILIMLTGVRVSELLQARWDEFDLEERKWDIPAERMKNGLPHRVPLTDMMIDELQALCLTHNQDLLFPHRLNNKEPMRSESILAVIKRSGYAGRMTTHGFRSLFSTVLNESNLFNPDAIERQLAHVPQNRIRSAYNRAQYWEERVKIMEWYGEKVKEWMEY; via the coding sequence ATGAAACTGTCTGATGCAAAGTGTAAAAAAGCACAACCAAAAGAAAAACTATATCGTCTTTCGGATGAGAATGGTCTGTCACTTCTCGTGACGCCAGCAGGACAAAAATACTGGAATGTACGTTATACCGTTCATGGTGAGCGTAAGTCAGAATCACTTGGTCCATATCCTGATATGAGTTTAAAGAAAGCACGAGAGCTTGCACTTGAACTTAAATACAAACATTCCAAGTCAGTCTTATACGAAGACATCAAACCATTTTTTAAAGAGGTGGCTGAGGATTGGTTTGAGAATCAAAGAGAAACTTGGTCATCTAAGCATATTAGTAATGTACGAGCTTCTTTAGATGAGCTCTACAGTACGCTTGCCAATAAACGGATTAATCAGATTCAAGCACCAGAGATTTTGCAAGTCATCAAAAAGATTGAGGCTAGAGGGTCTACGGAAATTGCTAAGCGTACATTATCCCGTTGTGGAATGGTGATGAAGTATGCCATTGCACATGGCTATCGATATGACAATCCTGCAAGTGATTTGGTTTATGCACTTAAGAATAAAAAAGTGAAGAATCTGGCTTCACTACCAGAAAGTGAAATGCCTGAATTTCTTAGACGTATTAAAGCTTATCCTGCCGATGCGCAAACGCACCATGCGATTATTCTGATCATGCTTACAGGCGTTCGAGTAAGTGAGTTACTACAAGCACGTTGGGACGAGTTTGATTTAGAAGAGCGTAAATGGGATATCCCTGCGGAACGTATGAAGAACGGATTACCCCATCGTGTACCTCTAACAGATATGATGATCGATGAACTTCAGGCACTATGTTTGACACATAATCAAGATTTATTGTTTCCACATCGTTTGAATAACAAAGAGCCCATGCGTAGCGAATCAATTTTGGCTGTAATTAAGCGCTCAGGTTATGCAGGTCGTATGACAACACATGGCTTTAGATCACTTTTCAGTACCGTCTTGAATGAGTCAAATTTATTTAATCCTGATGCCATTGAACGCCAGCTTGCACATGTACCACAGAACCGTATTCGCTCTGCATATAACCGAGCACAGTATTGGGAGGAGCGTGTGAAGATCATGGAGTGGTATGGGGAAAAAGTGAAGGAGTGGATGGAATACTGA